The region AGTATACAAAACTATAATAATAGATGATTTACATAatggaggaggagagagggcTGAACTAATATCTGTTTACTGACATATTCTCCTTTACAATCAGTGTTTAGCAttaatacagtatttatttatcactACTGAACGTTTTTGGGAACACGAACCCcaaattaccttttttttttttaactgtcctTTTAACTTGAAAATGTGCTCATTTGTTGTAAATTTGGTCATAATCTACAAATACAAAGTAACCAACATTGGATTTCTAGAgttattttagttttgattGAGTCATATGGACGTGTTTTAATATGCTTATACTGTATGTGCCTCACAAAAATATTTATCTTCTGGTGTTGCTTATTCTAGTTTTTACCTGTAACTTCTGCTTTATTTCATAAACTAAATCAATAcatgtgctaatgctaatgctaacatgacaAACCTCGTTACTCGCACTAATCAATGTTTTCTCTTGGTTTTTCACGTTGTTCACAAACGTTTTATGGACATTGATCCATTTCGCTAACGTTCCCGCTACGCTGTGAAAAGAGCACCCAGCacttaaatatgtttatttcagatatgcaaaatgtattatttattacagATATATGCAAATGAATTATAGATGTCTGTCATTCCATTTACAGATATCTACTACGTAGTTTCATCTagtcaaaatgtaatttcagaTTCTGAAAAGAGAAATGTAGAATTCCAGATAtgtgtaaatgtaattaatgagTCAAAATGATGCAAATATCTCAAAATGGAAttacagatatctacaattctaGATCTGACTAGTGAAACATCATGTTAGATCAGATCCCTAGAGAGAATATTGTGGGATGTAAATGTTATTAGTTCATTAATGAACTCATCCAGCAGGACTTTGGTTCTATGAAATTAAAAAGCTTTTGGTTGTAGAAACACCTCAgatcagggttgggctcaattataattgtaataattgataattcattacaattatgatgtatttATAACAATAATTATGATTGGGGAAAATCTTGctgttataattataattgaattgtaattgagttcagataaatgactttgtaattgtaattgaaatattattaaaaaggaagaggctaatcaatagatgatagataatattgatttgtgtattttacagctgattatagacatgggtcaaactgagccgttagcattagagatgctaacagaaagctaacacaagaggacggTTACGTGTaataaggttatttattaaaggatcagtaattgagaatgtaattgtaattgacttttaggggGAAACAATAATTGTAACTTGTAATTTGAAAGAGTGACGgtcatcgtaatcataattgtgttgtaattgaataattgaagacgtaattgatcccaacccagATCCAGTAGAACAAACTGAGGAGAACGTTCTTTACCATGACACGTGATTTTAAAGCCGTtaatgctgctgacacgtctaaTCAGGGTTTACAGAGGTAGAGGATCGACCAATCAGAGCTGTCACAGCCCGTTTAATACTTCCTTCCTGTTCTTCCATGGACAGACAGTGGGCGTGTcctaatagtccctcctatctcctttcctatccacttttctttaaccctggaagtgtttaagtggtggccataaTAAGGAGCGTTTCAATTCTTTTtgagctaaggaaaggaggttcaatgcttcctttataacctcctttagcctaggaaacactgatacatcctttaccaaaggagaccacataatgatgACCCAAGACTGAAAAGGGACACAGATCATGTTTATTACCAacacaataaaatgcattgaacaactttaaataatttaaaaccatATCTGAATTATGAATATTATGCAGATGTtgttaaataacttttagtgCAGCCTATTCTAACTTTGCATtggttatttattcattcagattaatgttgattagtgagtgtgagcaaccattctcattGTGACCTTGTTTTAACTTACCTTTAGTTCCTggtagccatggtaacctcttttcctttgattgacagtcaaacctgtgatttatgacattatatcagtgaaagttttataaatgtgctttaagTCCATTTTAAGAAATGTGGAGTTTTTTCACCAAGACAGACGtcagattattacatcaccagtggaagtgtgtctgattgtcaaaaccaGGGTCtccaacctgtggctctggggcctaatgtggccctttgactcttatacaatggctccctatagctttataaaaaactatgaaataaatatttatttattttttacagagtctattaatgattaatgacaagtaaaatcataatataacaatttattaacctaaaataaatcaggttgtacaatgactcagcacattcctacaacatctacagaccatcaactttcctccacctgtgactaaccttaagttttaaatccctggtaagaaactaaaccaacaaaaacactatttctggaagaaaatacagattttaattgtgtgggaacagattcatttaaccaccaatgtacaggttaaatatgtatgtttgatgtgtggcaagaaatgagtttccatttacatgatcaatataaattaaattaaatcaaacattattctatataatttcaacttcataataataaaaataataataataatttaaaagtcATTTGCTATAAGTATAAatcaattgtaattaagtttagataatttactttgtaattgtaattgccatgaaaattctaaataattttatttaatgcaaaactgtggaaccacgttacagttctattaacaactattaaaatatgtttcatatcaagcttccccacattttaccattaaaaataataaatctaggGTACACTGAGACACCCAcagcataaatattaaaacttatattttcattgattaggaagcctaaccaatagataggaaatacattagatgatagatatttgtttttagtatattttacagctgatttaggacccgttagcattagagatgctaacagaaagctaacacaaggttattaggttatttatttcagactcagtaattgtgattaattgtaattgaactttaagaatcaagaacataattgtatttgacattctgaaagtaaaaataattttaatttaattgtaattggaaaacatgcttgtcactgtaatcataactgaattgtaattgaacatgggtaattgaagacataattgtaacttaaaaatgtaattgacccaaaccctggtcACGTTTGTTGTGGTGAAAAAACTCcacatttcctaaaataaactaaaagctaatttctaacactttccactgatataatgtcataaatcacaggtttgactgtaaatcaaaggaaaagaggttaccatggctaccaggaactaaaggtaaactaaagaACGTCACAATGAGAATGattgatcacactcaccttctactcactaatatgaattatgtataaataaaacatcatatggataaaaatgtctctgatcatttttatatcagttataatctgataatatgtctacaTAACATAATATTTAGGTTTTTGATTATTCAAAGTTGTTCAGACACATTATTACATTCGTCACTTATTTCCGTTACTTgtcggtcatcgtgagtttccgtgaacactcgggtgtgcgtgtccctttaaatgttgtcactgcaatgaattgtgggtcatcaacatgtggtctcctttggtaaaggatgtatcagtgtttcctaggctaaaagaggttataaaggaagcaatGAACCTATTTTCCTTATATTaaagagaattggaacgctccttattatggccgccacttaaacataTCCAGGGTTtaagaaaagtggataggaaaagagataggagggactattaggACACGCCCACTGTCATCAGTCTTTAACTATagatatagatctatagatcaGTCTTTAACTATAGATATTGATCTACAGATCAGCCTTTAACTATAGATATTGATCTATAGATCAGTCTTTAACTATAGATATTGATCTATAGATCAGTCTTTAACTATagatatagatctatagatcaGTCTTTAACTATAGATATTGATCTATAGATCAGTCTTTAACTATAGATATAGCTCTATAGATCAGTCTTTAACTATAGATATTGATCTATAGATCAGTCTTTAACAGGACTCTATGTTGCACAGATCCAGTTCCTGAGGTTTCCTCCTCCCAGAGCAGTGCTCTCTGGGTAAATTCAGACCGTTGTCCGTCATACAGTGAACTGGCCGTCTtttgaagccccgcccacaagtTTTAGAACAGTGGGACCACGTCCCGATGTCCCACATGGGGCATGGGTCCCCACATGGTCTCACCGCTGCAGGCCTATCAGCACTGTCACAGTCTGctacaggccccgccccctcgcTCTGACACTGAACCAGTCGCGTCTGTAGGCCACTCCCACAGCTCACAGAGCAGCCTTCCCACCCCCCCGTGACCCAGTGACTGGGGGCTCTCTTATCGCCGTAGGACAGGACGCTGTTCTCTGTTTTCAGACGTTTCTCCTCCTTCTGCAGCGTTTTGCTCTCCTTGGAGACGTAGAATGAGTAGCGAACCCGGGGAGGCGTCATCTTCCCCACGGAGAGGACCTCCACCGTCAGGGGCTCCTGCAGGGGTCGAACCCCCTGAAGGAGCtccgaggaggaggaggtgccGCTGTAGCGCAGCAGGCTGCCCTCCACCAGCAGGTCACGCTCCACCGCTGACACCACGTAGTTCCCGTTCAGGAGGTATCGGCCATGACGGTCCTTCACCGCCAAGTAGTTCTCATCGTTCACCAGACCTCGGTAACCACGCTGACGGATGTCGATGTTTGACGCTCCAACGGGCAGCAGCACCACAAAGTTATAGCCATGGCTGGAAAACaaacatcataaataaatatgaatatgaataaatatattcatgTTTACAACTTCAGAGTAAAGTTCAGGAAAAGTCTCAATATTTGTTCTTGGATGCAGAAGTTGTGTAGTAACCATAGTAACAGCAAATGTTGGTCATCTACTTCAGAGgtagtgaataataaaaagcattattaaatactaaatgtttacGTTTCACTTCAATTACAGGCTAAGATAATAAACTGTAACTTCAAAAGGTATAacatgtttaagtttcaacatcaAACACTATTTCTCATTATCTATGcaattgtattttcattttattttactagctactaacaaacaacttttaccCATCGTATAATATgtgttgtaaaatgttaaaatgaacgtttataaataaatatatgtatataaataaatatatatcatattatacaGAACATACCAcaatacaccaaatctgcaggacttaaaaaataaacatttaaagatggtaatttaATACGAAAACTTTATCACGTGCAGCAGTAATCAAGTGTAACTATATCTTTCATAAATCAGATTATATATATGGCTACAGCtgctgagggcccctcacatggtccatgtgggctacctggggcccacaggcaccgtgttggtgaccactgggtgacagggggcgtggccagcctgacagaactgtcaagtAGGCCACGCTCAGAAGGAaatcataaggacacatcaatcagcagacacctctgaagaaaacTGTCAGTTGACAGTATGATGTACTCTGGGTCAGGTTTAGAAGAGGATCACGTGTTTGTTTAGTTTGGTTGAAcaacttttccttttttctaaCATAGTTAACGTTGGTTTAGCTGCTGTTAAACAAACTGAGGGTTGTGGACCTCCAGCATTTTGATTCCTTATAATTTTAAGGTCCTTCATGGATGTGAACAATACGTTCATAAGTTAAATACtgagtaaagcagaaataaatgtgtgttatgagtttgttaCACCACAGAAACACGTGTCATTGACACTGAGACACATGATGAAAAATATCACTAAGtgtataaaattaggtctcaaaatcatggaaaacaaGCACtactctctgctctgaaacactgggggcgtgtcagttagaggcactggaaccacgcccacgcatGGGAAGGGCGTCGCCTCCGTGTACTGTAGGAGGATGTAACCTACAGTAATGATGGAAGCTAGCGTTAGCGGCGTCATCAGACGGACCCAGCGCTCCCTGTTTGAGCCAGAAACTGACTGACTGTGCGTTGAGGCGACGCGGAGCGTAAGCGCTGTGATTGGTCCACCCAAACCGCAGCCCTGGCcactgccttttccagtcacacTGCCATGTTTCAACGTTTAGCGTAGCAATACGAGAATTATTTCTACAGTGAGAGAACAGAgacattttattatttcctgTCATGGCTGCAGCACACGAAACACCACCAAATTTGAAACGCAGTTTGTAAAGCCTAGCTATACATTTACATTCTAAATGGTTAATGGCATTTTACATGTTCTAAGGAATACATTTGCTTTACATGATCTTTAAGAACCTGTGAGTATGAAATGACCTCCTGTCCGTTAATATATAGTGACAGCTACAGTAGATCAATCTAAGGTTCCCAGGAACAACCCTTTGATTGTGGAAGAAATGCTTTGGGGACATTTTAGACCCACTTATGGAAAAGTGAGGTAGTGAttcaaaaactgtaatttatttatttttttaaaaacctaataataattatcaaaaatgcaaatatgaggaaaaaaaacctttaaatgtccaatatttttaaagtggcagtattatgaataaatgactttctaatggtttatttacagtgataacatcatttagcctcattcagagacaaagatgaaaaagttctgtttcctccgttgttattacacattttataaaaagtcagctttaaacaacATAGCTGGATTTTTCTCGCATTgtgactcctcctcctgacaatacTTGCTCCTCCTACccaataagaatgtgagctcctccctctcaaactacctcacaggtaaaaataACATAGTGAAGGCAGGATGATATTACAATTCATATGTTTAGGTTCAGTTTAAAGATTATCCAGTTTATAGACAAACCGAAGCATATGCGCTCataatcagtttcatttttagtagccgttataccgccttATATCTCCTTTATGAGATGATTGTGACACAATGAGATGCTGAACAAAACCAATGGACTATCACATTacatggactattcctgtggtcagaataggtgaggaggagaagaaagccaCTGTTAATGATAAAAACACGCTGAACCACTCATGCATATtaatgaaggcccaaaaaatactgtggaaataaacctcaaatattatgttgaaatggagatgggtgaaaaacagcatgatactggacctttaataaaaacaaccCTCTTATGTTAACTCACACAGGCTTGGTGAACATTCCTGAGACCTTCTTGCAGCCCTGGTTGTCTCCACCAcacactccacacttgtcaAACTTCTTGTTGGAGTCCAGCTTTCCGTCACATCCAGCTTTGATACATTTTCCCTGGACACACACGGCCGACGTGTCTGGAGAACAGGGAGTACCGTCCACTACCTGAGGATGAGAACATGAGAACGTAACCTCCATCCCCAGGTTTCTACACAAAGTCATCCATCTCCTCATGTAAACACATGTTCTGCTAAAAGCTTGTTTCTCATAAACAGGAGCTGAAGGtccacagctgtgtgtgtgtagatggaGCAGAGAGTGGTAGGACCATCCACAGGACTttaatcctttcatttttaataacaattaataataatgtaatgaactgtgacatcatcacaaagATACAGATACACTCATTGATatgccccgccccctcccccaACAACTCTATAATAGTGGTATCGCTATAATTTATAATCAACTGGTCACAGTAAAAATCTTGGGAGGCACTTTATGAAACAGAGCTTTTTGTTGATCTacccaataaaaaataattttcatttatAAAGTCTGTAAAACTAATATCATAGATATCAAATCATAGAATATACAATGTTTGACACCAAACTGGCACCAAATGATCTGAAAATCATGAACCAACAAAgagttttttgtgatttttaaatgacatttattcattatatCATCACTGAAACCATGATAACATATTACATACTGAGAAATAGATCAATATGTTTTTGATATGGTGTATCACGTGAAATTATGTCAAACATTTTCTATTCTATGACTTGATATCTACGACATGAATTTGATGGACTTTTTGCAATCAAAAATTTTgtagattggtacatttgttttcattacatatgtgtgaagctaaacactgtctcacacttttacaggcaaattgtttttcatcaacCAAGATTTGTTACACATTCTTTTAATATCGTAAGTATTTTTGTATTGTGAGCTCTATATCCAATTCCATATCGTATCATATTTTAGTGAAATGTCTTTTATTTACTGGTTTTTCTCCTCAGCCCATCATGAAATTTGTATCAGTGAATATTCAACAAGGGCTTACATTCACCTGACTTTTTATAGACCCCatgtgggcggagcctgaccttttataggcCCCATGTGGGTGGAGTCTGACCTTTTATAGGCCCCatgtgggcggagcctgaccTTTTATATGCCCCCATGTGGGTGGAgcctgaccttttataggcCCCATGTGGGTGGAGTctgaccttttataggcaccATGTGGGTGGAGTctgaccttttataggcaccATGTGGGCGGAGCCTGATATTTTATAGGCACCATGTGGGTGGAGCCTGACCTTTTATATGCACAATGTGGGTGGAGTctgaccttttataggcaccATGTGGGCGGAGCCTGATATTTTATAGGCACCATGTGGGTGGAgcctgaccttttataggcCCCATGTGGGTGGAGTctgaccttttataggcaccATGTGGGCGGAGCCTGATATTTCATAGGCACCATGTGGGTGGAGCCTGACCTTTTATATGCACAATGTGGGTGGAGCCTGATATTTTATAGGCACCatgtgggcggagcctgacATTTTATAGGCACCATGTGGGTGGGGCCTGCCCTTTTAGAGGCACCatgtgggcggagcctgaccTTTTAGAGGCACCatgtgggcggagcctgaccttttataggcaccATGTGGGTGGAGCAAGATGTTTTCCCACATACTACATCTCATAAATAAAACAGGGTGCACCTTCTGTTATAaatctgaatgttttttttgcatttcctgtGTTTCAGCGTACGCCTCCTGAAGTGAACTTACCTACACACACTTTTATAAAAGAGGCCCCTGGAGTCTGAGGAACCCTGCTTAGGTGCTCAGTTTGTCCTTAGTTTCTCGTCTTCATCACAAAAGAAGAAGTTGGTGAGCTTGTCTGACCAAATGTGACGTATTTATTTTGGTTAGAGCAGTGAGCCGTACCTTTGGGGCGAGCACATGGAAGTATCCTGTCCCGTTGGCGCGGCAGATGAGTTTACATTTGTCTTTGGGAGAAATTCCAGAATACTTTGGGACCCAGACCACGGCTGAGCCCAGTCTGTTGGTGTTCAGGTTCAGACCATTGAACGCCTCACATTGTTCCTCACGGAAGCTCTTCCCTGGTCACAACAACACAAGTTAGAAAAGGTGAGGAATTATCATTTAGAacatagagcagtggttctcaacatgaacattgaagaacagtcatgtggagacaggaccatctataagggggaataaaggagagatttttggggtccatccataaagtcagtaaaatgatggtttattgttctatgaatctgtgataaccacatttatttattcatctgaataatatccactgttatccaggaacgtttattattattattatagtcatcttaaagatggaaatcatggttttaatcactaataaaatggatcaaagtgaataaaaatggtggaaaaagaggtgaaatgagattttaaaaaccacatgaaatgggttaaaagttgtaaattaaagtggataaaaacagacagaaaaagtggtaaaaaaatggttctaagtgtcaatattagaacaattagtttaaactggtaaataataggcatggaatctggtgaaaagaggttaaaagtgacaataataggtcaatatatgtgacattaggtgtaaaagtggtagaaagactttataagtgatgaacatgtctggaaagtagaaaaaatgtgtagaaaagtcattaaaatgtgatgtagaagtgtcagaaatgtagcaaaaatagaaaaaaagaaaaagaaaaaatgatgaaaatatgttaaaatatgatgagtttggaggagttgtagaaaaatggtaatggggtcctgaccccaaggttgacaaCCCCGGACATAGAGAACATACATGCAGATCCAATTCCAAATCTAACCTTCATACATTAAAACACTTTTGAAATGGTTCCTGTTTTGTCAGATGCATCAGGAGATCAATGAAGTCAGGCTTAGTTTGAAATAGAAAGTCATGTGCATTGTTTTTACTGGAATAATTTCTCATTAAAAATCCATTTGATTATGTTCTGTAGGACAGAAAAATGATTGTAATTAAAACCTAAGAACAAAGTTTAGACAAAAACCTCATTTTTCCACCTGGATCATACAGAGATGTTGTATTCATCAGTCAGTGGGACTCTGTGGGGGCTGGGGTTGCCAGGTTTGGTGTTTCCCCCTACATCatttcacagtcctgtaccccttcagacatttaatataataatgtaatgtcatatacagtgaAACATGTCTCTGAATGCTActtcctgttgaggaataataaatagtgaaataataatcatctgtaagaacacaagaaaacatcttatcaCTTGATTGCtttgtgtaattaattaattaattaactggtattttcagtgagaatctcttttattttggaaaatctCCCAAACATTAGTTAATTGAACATATATCATTAATAGAACATATTGATCTGAAACACAACTTTAATGAGAGGGTGAGCAGAACTCTagaatgtttatgttttttaacgTTCTCCATGTACTAAGTCTACTTCTACACTGCAGCtccatttatattctagtttacaatgttgtcacactgtttttaatttatatctACGCATCCCCTATGAGaatttgtgtacccctgggggtacccgcaCCATACTTTGGGAACCTGGGATGCTGGTACCTGTGTCGTGGCAGGGGCTGAGGTTACAGGAGCGGTGTTTGAGGCGAACACCGTAGCAGTATTTTCCTCCGTTCTCAGGGACAGGGTTATCACACACTCTGTGGGCCAGCTGGACCCCCCCTCCACAGCTTCTAGAACATTCTCCAAAGGACCCCCACTTCCCCCAGCGCCCGTCCACCTGGAAGCAGAAGGTTCAGTACATGAACATGgataatgaattacatttattgcattattatgttacatttaaaaaaaatctgttgctgttgtaatcataattgaattgtaattgtaattagcatggacattttattaaaaacttacaaatacaatttatcattttatctTCTTATTATATTTACTCGTCCAGTgcatctggtttaattctatgagacatgaatataataaatgataaataaagtttgtaccaatgcagtggtttaggtagaatctgataaaacatacaattgtagaaataaaactatttatttaacttttatgtgtgtgtgtctgtgtgtgtgtctgtgtgtgtctgtgtgtgtctgtgtgtgtgtgtgtgtgtctgtgtgtgtgtctgtgtgtgtgtgcgtgtgtgtgtttgcgtgtgtgtgtgtgtctgtgtgtgtgtctgtgtgtgtctgtgtgtgtgtgtctgtgtgtgtgtctgtgtgtgtctgtgtgtgtctgtgtgtgtgtgtgtgtctgtgtgtgtgtctgtgtgtgtgtgtgtgtgtgtgtctgtgtgtgtatatgtgtgtgtctgtgtgtgtgtctgtgtgtgtgtctgtgtgtgtctgtgtgtgtctgtgtgtgtgtgtgtgtctgtgtgtgtgtgtctgtgtgtgtgtgtgtgtctgtgtgtgtgtctgtgtgtgtgtctgtgtgtgtctgtgtgtgtctgtgtgtgtgtgtgtgtctgtgtgtgtctgtgtgtgtgtgtgtgtgtctgtgtgtgtgtctgtgtgtgtgtgtctgtgtgtgtgtgtgtgtgtctgtgtgtgtatatgtgtgtgtctgtgtgtgtgtctgtgtgtgtctgtgtgtgtgtgtgtgtgtgtgtgtgtgtgtgtgtgtgtgtgtgtgtgtgtgtgtgtgtgtgtgtgtgtacattgtcCCACCTTAACGTGCATGGTCCTGTTCTTCTGAGCACAGCTCCCTCTGTAACACATCCTTCCACTACCACAGCTGGTTCCGTCGGCCCACGGAAAGTGTCTGGTCTGGCACACCAGCTGGCCCCGCGCCGTGCCTGTACACCACAGCTTGGAGCAGGGCTGCATGTAGGGGCAGGGCCTGGAGCCCAGACCAAAGGCCAGCTCACACTGACGCTGCAGGCTGTAGCTGGAGCCCGGCAGGTGGTCTGGGAGGGCCAGCTGCTTCTGGGGGGGGTCCAACAGGCAGTCCCCTACAGAGACCACAACACCACTGTCCAGATGTGCATTTATACCCTGCTGAT is a window of Gouania willdenowi chromosome 13, fGouWil2.1, whole genome shotgun sequence DNA encoding:
- the LOC114474857 gene encoding A disintegrin and metalloproteinase with thrombospondin motifs 15-like — its product is MAVRVTVTSGLVLYIIYIRLTACTDEDVCVPVAVEHVRGRADDAQLVLRVRAFRQEFYLHLRPDPSFLTAGSHAHDLAHCFYSGRVNAEHGSFAALSVCAGVRGAFSSNSTDYFISPGGWTQDGRRKDEGWTQGPGASLERTHVIRRRRRDAGGGDVTNRCGVASDAYLSLGLGHLGPQAVLEGLGRSKRFASMPRFVEVLVVADESMVRFHGDDLKHYVLTLMSVAARLYKHPSILNSISIVVVGFMEVRDPDGGPKVSSNAALTLRNFCSWQKKINKVSDKHAEYWDTAILFTKQDLCGATTCDTLGMADVGTMCDPKRSCSVIEDDGLPSAFTAAHELGHVFNMPHDNVKACEEVFGKLKDNHMMSPTLIQIDRSRPWSVCSAAIITEFLDRGHGDCLLDPPQKQLALPDHLPGSSYSLQRQCELAFGLGSRPCPYMQPCSKLWCTGTARGQLVCQTRHFPWADGTSCGSGRMCYRGSCAQKNRTMHVKVDGRWGKWGSFGECSRSCGGGVQLAHRVCDNPVPENGGKYCYGVRLKHRSCNLSPCHDTGKSFREEQCEAFNGLNLNTNRLGSAVVWVPKYSGISPKDKCKLICRANGTGYFHVLAPKVVDGTPCSPDTSAVCVQGKCIKAGCDGKLDSNKKFDKCGVCGGDNQGCKKVSGMFTKPVHGYNFVVLLPVGASNIDIRQRGYRGLVNDENYLAVKDRHGRYLLNGNYVVSAVERDLLVEGSLLRYSGTSSSSELLQGVRPLQEPLTVEVLSVGKMTPPRVRYSFYVSKESKTLQKEEKRLKTENSVLSYGDKRAPSHWVTGGWEGCSVSCGSGLQTRLVQCQSEGAGPVADCDSADRPAAVRPCGDPCPMWDIGTWSHCSKTCGRGFKRRPVHCMTDNGLNLPREHCSGRRKPQELDLCNIESC